One genomic segment of Aythya fuligula isolate bAytFul2 chromosome 5, bAytFul2.pri, whole genome shotgun sequence includes these proteins:
- the LOC116490309 gene encoding USP6 N-terminal-like protein isoform X2, whose protein sequence is MHERHTRRQEGDTQMFIPDPHACSRDSAHIVTLLRMCRRVYKGIPLQVRGQVWSLLLDVEKMKKENEGKYEQMKEQAKSLSSEIKQIDLDVNRTFRNHIMFRDRYGVKQQALFHVLSAYSVYNTEVSYCQGMSQIAAILLMYLNEEDAFWALAQLLTNQKHAMHGFFIPGFPKLQRFQAHHEQILSKLFPKLKKHMDKEQMTTGIYTTKWFLQCFIDRTPFTLTLRLWDIYILEGERVLTAMAYTILKLHKKRLLKMTLEDLREFLQEKIAASLQYEDDAVIEQLQVSMSELRKMKFDLPPPAKPEEFPRKPLGLELSLNPVAVKANAAANGQNGLLGERPPDREATQPPPHRGPPGGTPTGTAVAARTPDQLGSDATEAAARHLHPPRCYGEVKAPEDVQQQQPPPPRSEALAFPASQEAAAVSGEPASHGNPRRPRGEHEESPVLLATGHRSRAASPARPGGPQPPPQCESPGPAPSPHGSMDLHDPSISSGTAPAGEALAAEQLSNADSSPRWPNPAACGPPEVEQASSPHGEEEEALAAFPPPPPALHLDFPEAEQLCGAALLTQTDSRSPVPKSASTGELASLQQGAGAAEGLGPAPHRQSGGSAPLLAETPGHPFQQGAEGNSPYAVVKTTTPLHVAHATEQDLWNRKQVAMPLPEAGRPLAATSLLPPAASVLGAAAAQEGAPKAFNALKAPRPPLSPKPKLSPQVAKSLSENSFSSASPPPAKLPKSVTF, encoded by the exons ATGCATGAAAGGCACACACGGAGGCAGGAGGGGGACACTCAGATGTTCATCCCTGATCCCCATGCTTGCTCCAGAGATAGCGCACACATTGTTACCTTGCTCAGG ATGTGTCGGCGAGTGTACAAGGGCATCCCACTCCAGGTGCGAGGCCAGGTCTGGTCACTCCTGCTGGATGTCgagaagatgaagaaggagAACGAAGGAAAATACGAG CAAATGAAAGAACAAGCGAAGAGCTTGTCCTCGGAAATCAAGCAGATAGATCTGGACGTTAACCGCACCTTCCGAAACCACATCATGTTTCGGGACCGCTACGGAGTGAA gCAACAGGCTCTGTTCCACGTCTTGTCGGCGTACTCTGTTTATAACACT GAGGTGAGCTACTGCCAAGGGATGAGTCAGATCGCAGCCATCCTGCTGATGTACTTGAATGAAGAGGATGCGTTTTGGGCGCTGGCACAGCTGCTGACCAACCAGAAGCACGCAATGCATG GTTTTTTCATTCCCGGGTTCCCGAAGCTGCAGAGATTTCAAGCTCACCATGAGCAGATTTTAAGCAAACTGTTCCCGAAGCTGAAGAAGCACATG GACAAGGAGCAGATGACAACGGGGATTTACACGACCAAGTGGTTCCTGCAGTGTTTCATCGACCGG ACGCCCTTCACCCTCACCCTGCGGCTCTGGGACATCTACATCCTGGAAGGAGAGCGGGTGCTGACGGCCATGGCCTACACCATTCTCAAGCTGCACAAAA AGCGCTTGCTGAAGATGACGCTGGAAGACCTGCGGGAGTTTCTGCAGGAGAAAATCGCCGCGTCGCTGCAGTACGAGGACGATGCTGTCATCGAGCAGCTGCAGGTGTCGATGAGCGAGCTGCGCAAGATGAAGTTTGACCTCCCCCCGCCAG CGAAGCCTGAGGAGTTCCCGCGCAAACCCCTGGGCCTGGAGCTCTCCCTCAACCCGGTGGCCGTGAAGGCCAACGCGGCGGCCAACGGCCAGAACGGGCTGCTGGGCGAGCGGCCTCCGGACAGGGAGGCCACGCAGCCTCCACCCCACAGAGGGCCTCCAGGAGGGACACCCACCGGCACCGCCGTGGCCGCCAGGACTCCCGACCAGCTGGGCAGCGACGCCACCGAAGCGGCCGCCAGACACTTACATCCCCCCCGGTGCTATGGCGAGGTGAAGGCTCCCGAGGacgtgcagcagcagcagcctcctccaccAAGAAGCGAGGCTCTGGCTTTCCCTGccagccaggaggctgctgcgGTGAGCGGAGAGCCTGCCTCGCACGGCAACCCCCGGAGACCTCGGGGGGAGCATGAGGAGAGCCCGGTGCTGCTCGCCACCGGccacaggagcagagctgcctcaCCGGCACGGCCTGGAGGCCCGCAGCCTCCGCCCCAGTGCGAGTCGCCCggccctgctccctccccgcACGGCTCCATGGACTTGCATGACCCCAGCATCTCGTCCGGGACTGCGCCAGCCGGGGAGGCTTTGGCAGCCGAGCAGCTTTCCAACGCAGACAGCTCGCCGAGGTGGCCGAATCCTGCTGCGTGTGGCCCGCCAGAGGTAGAGCAGGCGTCTTCCCCGcatggggaggaagaggaggcactGGCTGCCTTTCCTCCTCCGCCGCCGGCTCTGCACCTGGACTTCCCCGAGGCCGAGCAGCTGTGCGGAGCGGCGCTGCTGACCCAGACAGACTCGAGGAGCCCGGTACCCAAGTCTGCGTCCACGGGCGAGCTcgccagcctgcagcagggcgcGGGCGCAGCGGAAGGACTGggcccagccccacacaggcAGTCGGGCGGCAGCGCCCCCCTCTTGGCGGAGACCCCGGGGCACCCCTTCCAGCAGGGAGCCGAGGGGAACAGCCCCTACGCCGTGGTAAAAACCACCACTCCTCTGCACGTGGCCCACGCCACGGAACAAGACTTGTGGAACAGAAAGCAGGTGGCAATGCCCTTGCCCGAGGCCGGCCGGCCCCtggctgccacctccctgctgcctcctgccgcCTCCGtcctgggggcagcagctgcccaggagGGCGCCCCGAAAGCATTCAATGCACTGAAAGCGCCGCGGCCGCCCCTCAGCCCCAAACCAAAATTATCCCCACAGGTTGCCAAATCCCTCTCCGAGAACAGCTTcagctcagcctctcctcccccagcaAAGCTGCCCAAATCGGTGACGTTTTAG